The genomic stretch GATGCCTTCCGGCCGGACCGGCTGAAGTCGCAGGGAGGCTCGGGCGAGGTGGCGCCCCACGTGGAGCGCCTTTTGGAGGACGCCACGCTCTTCACCCGCGCGTACACGCCCATCGCCCAGACGGAGCCCGCGTGGCGTTCGCTGCTCACCGCGCGGTGGCCGCACGAGACGGGCGTGCGCTACTCGCTGACGTCCGACTCGCGGATGCAACTCCAGCGCACCTTCGCGGAGTCCTTCGCGCAGGCGGGGTGGCGCACGGTGTTCTCCACCGACTGCTCACGCTTCCACGCGGAAGGGCCCGCATCCGGCTTCGAGACGCGCCTGCAGCCGCCGCGCGGGGCGGTGAACTTCCTCCTGGAGAAGCTGCGCTACCGCGCGCTGGGCCTGTTCGCCGACCACGCGCTGGGCGCCGCCTGGTTGCCCGAGTTCATCGACAACCGAGCGCTGGCCGGCATCCATGACCCCATGGGCTACGCGGAGCGGCTGGCTTCGCGGCTGGTGGACGAGGCGAGCCAGGGCCCCACGCTGTTCGCCTTCCATGCGACGGCGGCGCACTTCCCGGGCGACCCGGTGCATCCCTTCTACCGTCGCTTCGTGCCGGCCTCGGAGCCGCTGGAGCGCCGGCTGCGCATGCACTTCGCCCCGGTGTCTCCAGGCGCGAAGGGCGGCTGGAACCGGGCGGGCGCGGAGGCGCTCTACGACGAGCTGATTGCACAGGCGGACGCGCAGGTGGGGATGCTGCTGGACGCGCTGCGCCGCTCGGGGCGCTATGACGACGCGCTCATCCTCCTGCTGTCGGACCATGGCGAGAGCTTCCACGCGGACCGCGCGGACCTCGCGGGCGCCACGCCGGTGCATGGCGCGCGGCTGTCGGAGGAGGAGAACCGCATCCTCCTGGCGGTGAAGCCGCCCAAGGGGCGGGGGACGGCGCCAGCCCTGGTGGATTCGCTGGTGCGGTTGGTGGACGCGGGGCCCACGCTGCTGGAGTTGTCCGGGCTGCCGCGGCTGTCGGATGTGGACGGCGTGTCGCTGGCGCCGCTGCTGCGCGGCGAGGACCTGGGGCCGCTGTCGCTGTACGCGGAGACGGGCTTCACCCATGTGCTGCCGGAGGTGTTCGACCCGGGGCACTGGCCTGG from Myxococcus xanthus encodes the following:
- a CDS encoding sulfatase-like hydrolase/transferase yields the protein MPESPPSGILRSWWPRLLAGAVLGVLLFAAESWLLLRSGVVGMDIPVDGPYAALMAAVRPVIPGLLLRVAAVYAVAGMVLAVAGTLLARAWGRGGAWATLGQGLLLFVLLAWDRAIARPALFDDLPALRSLLAWLVAHGEPWHPRAVLVAWLVAHAAVWVVRSRQWRLALWGGAALAGVAGLLVVGKGMAGRGAPGHPLVVVIGIDAFRPDRLKSQGGSGEVAPHVERLLEDATLFTRAYTPIAQTEPAWRSLLTARWPHETGVRYSLTSDSRMQLQRTFAESFAQAGWRTVFSTDCSRFHAEGPASGFETRLQPPRGAVNFLLEKLRYRALGLFADHALGAAWLPEFIDNRALAGIHDPMGYAERLASRLVDEASQGPTLFAFHATAAHFPGDPVHPFYRRFVPASEPLERRLRMHFAPVSPGAKGGWNRAGAEALYDELIAQADAQVGMLLDALRRSGRYDDALILLLSDHGESFHADRADLAGATPVHGARLSEEENRILLAVKPPKGRGTAPALVDSLVRLVDAGPTLLELSGLPRLSDVDGVSLAPLLRGEDLGPLSLYAETGFTHVLPEVFDPGHWPGAPRSFDAYRIRPDGVVEMGPAAHTRILQEKDVGAFDGQRWWVDRPQANSTVLRACQGDCEGPDALALEAWFDGVQGRTAAGGWRKVAGHVDDSGHPEPSGTLRSPKQLLRLRPGQRPGPAHPQPRGG